A stretch of Aphanothece sacrum FPU1 DNA encodes these proteins:
- a CDS encoding ArnT family glycosyltransferase, translating to MDNLTFFSYSSQTPSRQGERWRELFFLGGLFLAAFLLFTFNLGNLPLLNPEETIIAKIAQEIGQYPLLSGGWLFPTLGGEPYHQYPFLGPFLISLAYLCDQMTEWTTRFPGAFLGAISVPLLYGVGREIFVKRLPALLSALIYLTLFPVIHQGRLGMMDGVILFWEILTVFCLLRSRRNLRWSLGVGLSLSGLLLTQGTIGGLLGLTIFLFLAWDIPRLLSSRYFWAGMSLGLLPAMSWYGVQWAYYGQSFGQEMFLKPLQNNWKMFSTDGLFYIMEMVKYSLPWLIFAFYGWQLARKSLMWGWAKLIILWGIVYLLNFLLIPGSPIRCLIPLCPPLALAGGIALTEVYNGPSSRSYPQSWAIILLALSGLITLVCLTILLNFPFDWSYLHDQGLVSLNLAAVALTFGTTAMLIWQRNAQFIAVLIWGMYVSLLLFMSSSHWGWSV from the coding sequence ATGGATAATCTGACGTTTTTTTCCTATAGTTCCCAGACTCCATCACGCCAAGGAGAACGTTGGCGTGAGTTATTCTTTTTGGGCGGATTATTTTTAGCTGCTTTCCTCTTATTTACCTTTAATTTGGGCAATTTACCGCTACTAAATCCAGAGGAAACCATTATCGCTAAGATTGCTCAAGAAATAGGACAATATCCTCTCCTATCAGGGGGATGGCTGTTTCCTACTCTGGGGGGTGAACCTTACCATCAATATCCATTTTTAGGGCCGTTTTTGATTTCTTTGGCCTATCTATGCGACCAAATGACTGAGTGGACGACTCGTTTCCCTGGAGCATTTTTAGGGGCTATTTCTGTTCCTCTTTTGTATGGTGTGGGACGAGAAATTTTTGTCAAGCGTCTTCCTGCTTTATTATCAGCTTTGATTTATCTGACTTTGTTTCCCGTTATTCATCAGGGAAGATTAGGCATGATGGATGGAGTCATCCTTTTTTGGGAAATCTTAACAGTTTTTTGTCTTTTGCGATCGCGTCGTAATTTACGTTGGTCTTTAGGAGTAGGTCTAAGTTTAAGCGGTTTACTCTTAACTCAAGGAACGATTGGGGGACTCTTAGGATTAACTATTTTTCTGTTTTTGGCTTGGGATATTCCCCGACTCTTAAGCAGTCGCTATTTTTGGGCTGGAATGAGTTTAGGGTTACTGCCAGCTATGAGTTGGTATGGGGTTCAATGGGCATACTATGGTCAATCTTTTGGTCAAGAAATGTTTCTGAAACCTTTACAAAATAACTGGAAAATGTTTTCCACTGATGGTTTGTTTTACATCATGGAAATGGTCAAATATTCTTTACCTTGGTTAATTTTTGCTTTTTATGGATGGCAGTTAGCGAGGAAGTCTTTAATGTGGGGATGGGCTAAACTTATTATTCTTTGGGGTATTGTTTATTTATTAAACTTTTTATTAATCCCTGGTTCACCAATTAGATGTTTAATTCCTTTATGTCCTCCTTTAGCTTTAGCTGGAGGCATCGCATTGACAGAAGTTTATAATGGGCCGAGTTCTCGTTCTTATCCTCAGTCTTGGGCTATTATTTTATTGGCTTTATCGGGATTAATTACCTTAGTTTGTCTGACAATTTTACTAAATTTTCCCTTTGATTGGAGTTATTTACATGATCAAGGGTTGGTTAGTCTTAATTTAGCGGCTGTTGCTTTAACATTTGGTACCACAGCTATGTTAATTTGGCAACGAAATGCTCAATTCATTGCGGTTCTTATTTGGGGAATGTATGTCTCTTTATTATTATTTATGAGTTCTTCTCATTGGGGTTGGTCAGTTTAA
- a CDS encoding DUF1036 domain-containing protein: MKNQWVLLSLAILGMVLGESVFSPKTAQAGELCNYRNQLLQVSAAYLNKDNVWVAKGWWMVEPGECLLHPDDWYTYVQVNRDEVVERPQLKEEGVQKVQLCVTQDRYTSYNGISWRPCDNSDYDFSDNSMQTFYAIGPQREIIKED, encoded by the coding sequence ATGAAAAATCAATGGGTGTTATTATCTTTGGCTATTCTAGGCATGGTTTTGGGTGAGTCTGTCTTCTCTCCTAAAACGGCCCAAGCTGGAGAATTATGCAACTATAGAAATCAATTACTTCAGGTTTCTGCTGCTTATCTTAATAAAGATAATGTTTGGGTGGCTAAAGGATGGTGGATGGTAGAACCAGGGGAATGTCTGTTACACCCTGATGATTGGTATACCTATGTACAAGTTAATCGAGATGAAGTTGTTGAACGTCCACAGTTAAAAGAAGAGGGAGTTCAAAAAGTTCAATTGTGTGTGACTCAAGATAGATATACTAGCTATAATGGCATTTCTTGGCGGCCTTGCGACAATAGTGATTATGATTTTAGTGATAATTCTATGCAAACTTTTTATGCCATTGGCCCCCAAAGAGAAATTATTAAAGAAGATTAA
- the mrdA gene encoding penicillin-binding protein 2: protein MRLTQNSHSKLHTSISTDSYGFYDVRQQKTNRTIGQKRQPLYIMLLVSLILLGAIGTRLAVLQLWQGHIYRDKAENNRIRIVPKPPVRGNIFDRKGRVLASTRLTHAAYLWPIVVKQPDWPKNLKYLSQLLSIPEESIQSRIEQAGYNSPTLIRIARSLNPAQITALEEFKTELNGLEVDIETVRDYPNKAMGAHVLGYTGELNAEELKKRQAEGYRLGDIVGKMGVEKAYEQQLRGEWGGIQLEVDGAGKVMKVLGQKVGQPGKDVTLTLDLDAQRAAEAALGDRKGAIVAINPQTGGVLAMVSNPSFDPNVFSSQITPKIWKQVQSKGNPFVNRALRGFPPASTFKLVTATAGMESGKYPPNTILNTFAYLNVGGTAFGEWNRAGFGPMGYVRALAWSSNTFHGQIGRGVGGPTLIKWARLYGFGKATGIELDEEAPGLIADDAWKRKNYNWEWTDGDTVNMSIGQGFTQASPLQVAVMFAVPANGGYRVKPHFFDNNQDTNKWRTSLHLKPTTIKTLREGLRAVVAEGTGKALNVPNLPPVGGKSGTAEAPPGESHTWFGGFAPFDNPTIVVVAFGEHTGGGGGSTAGPMVKQVMEAYFKNNKR from the coding sequence ATGCGGCTTACCCAAAATTCTCACTCTAAACTACATACCTCTATATCCACTGACAGCTACGGTTTCTATGATGTCCGACAACAAAAAACCAATAGAACCATTGGCCAGAAACGTCAGCCCCTTTACATTATGTTATTAGTGAGTCTGATTTTGTTGGGAGCTATTGGAACCCGTTTAGCTGTTCTACAACTATGGCAAGGACATATTTATCGAGATAAAGCAGAAAATAACCGTATTCGTATTGTTCCTAAACCTCCAGTTCGGGGTAATATATTTGATCGCAAAGGACGGGTTTTAGCCTCAACTCGTCTGACTCATGCAGCTTATTTGTGGCCTATTGTGGTAAAACAACCAGATTGGCCCAAAAACTTAAAATATCTATCTCAACTGTTATCTATCCCCGAAGAAAGTATTCAAAGCAGAATTGAACAAGCTGGCTATAATTCCCCTACTTTAATCCGTATCGCTCGAAGTCTTAACCCAGCCCAAATTACGGCCCTAGAAGAATTCAAAACCGAACTCAACGGACTTGAAGTCGATATCGAAACCGTCAGAGATTACCCCAATAAAGCGATGGGGGCCCATGTTTTAGGATATACCGGAGAGCTTAACGCCGAAGAATTAAAAAAACGTCAGGCCGAAGGCTATCGTCTAGGGGATATTGTGGGCAAAATGGGGGTAGAAAAGGCTTATGAGCAACAATTACGGGGAGAATGGGGAGGTATTCAATTAGAGGTAGATGGTGCAGGAAAAGTAATGAAAGTCTTAGGGCAGAAAGTGGGCCAACCCGGCAAAGATGTCACCCTCACCCTGGATTTAGACGCACAAAGAGCAGCAGAAGCGGCCTTAGGCGACCGTAAAGGGGCAATTGTCGCCATTAATCCCCAAACTGGAGGAGTATTAGCTATGGTTAGTAATCCCTCTTTTGATCCTAATGTCTTTTCTAGTCAAATTACCCCTAAAATTTGGAAACAGGTGCAAAGTAAAGGTAATCCTTTTGTTAATCGAGCTTTACGAGGTTTTCCCCCTGCTTCTACCTTTAAACTCGTCACAGCAACGGCCGGGATGGAATCTGGCAAATATCCCCCCAATACCATCTTAAATACCTTTGCTTATCTGAATGTTGGCGGTACGGCCTTTGGAGAATGGAACCGGGCCGGATTTGGCCCCATGGGTTATGTACGGGCCTTAGCTTGGAGTAGTAATACGTTTCATGGACAAATTGGCCGAGGAGTGGGAGGGCCTACCTTAATTAAATGGGCCCGTCTATACGGGTTTGGCAAAGCGACAGGTATTGAATTAGACGAAGAAGCACCAGGATTAATTGCTGATGACGCTTGGAAACGAAAAAACTACAATTGGGAATGGACTGATGGAGACACGGTGAATATGTCCATTGGTCAAGGATTTACTCAAGCAAGTCCCCTACAAGTGGCGGTAATGTTTGCAGTTCCGGCTAATGGGGGTTATCGAGTCAAACCTCACTTTTTTGATAATAATCAAGATACTAATAAGTGGCGTACTTCCCTCCATCTTAAACCGACCACGATTAAAACCCTACGGGAAGGATTACGGGCCGTAGTAGCAGAAGGTACAGGTAAAGCCCTAAATGTGCCGAATTTGCCCCCTGTTGGTGGAAAAAGTGGCACAGCCGAAGCCCCCCCTGGTGAATCTCATACTTGGTTTGGTGGGTTTGCACCTTTTGATAATCCGACTATTGTGGTGGTGGCTTTTGGGGAACATACAGGGGGTGGCGGTGGTTCGACGGCCGGCCCCATGGTAAAACAGGTGATGGAGGCTTATTTTAAGAATAATAAAAGATAA
- a CDS encoding alpha/beta fold hydrolase encodes MSKKKETIVFLHGFTHSSHSFLNLPEEIFHNYRCLIPDLPGHGKTKVLEAATAFDTEAQVKLLKEWLSSLGLNKFHLFGYSMGGRLALQFALKNLAQIQSLILVSTTAGIEDQTIRSERIRADNQLAQKILSLEPIEFLNQWLSQPLFQGITERGTDFIAQEIQKRLPIQKSGLACSLKYFNTGIMPSVWDQLSELKVRCLVIAGSRDQKYSKLASSLVTSIPDAKLIILETSHTPLIESPLCLWKSVINFLQRLPCREREIKIIP; translated from the coding sequence TTGTCAAAAAAAAAAGAAACTATTGTATTTTTACATGGTTTTACTCATAGCAGTCATAGCTTTTTAAACTTGCCAGAAGAAATTTTTCATAACTACCGATGTTTAATTCCTGACTTGCCTGGACACGGAAAAACAAAAGTGTTAGAAGCTGCCACTGCGTTTGATACTGAGGCACAGGTTAAATTACTAAAAGAATGGTTGTCTTCTTTAGGTCTAAATAAGTTTCATTTATTTGGCTATTCAATGGGTGGACGACTAGCTCTACAATTTGCCCTCAAAAATCTGGCTCAAATTCAATCTCTAATTCTAGTATCTACAACGGCTGGGATTGAAGATCAAACTATTCGCTCAGAGCGAATAAGGGCAGATAACCAACTAGCTCAAAAAATTCTCAGTTTAGAGCCTATTGAGTTTTTAAATCAATGGTTATCACAACCACTTTTTCAAGGTATTACTGAACGAGGTACAGATTTTATTGCTCAAGAAATACAAAAGCGTTTACCCATTCAAAAATCAGGTTTGGCTTGCAGTCTAAAATACTTTAATACTGGGATAATGCCTTCTGTTTGGGATCAATTATCAGAGCTTAAAGTGCGCTGTTTGGTAATTGCTGGTTCTAGAGACCAGAAATATTCAAAACTTGCTTCGTCCCTTGTAACCTCAATTCCAGATGCAAAATTAATAATTTTAGAAACAAGCCATACACCTCTGATTGAATCACCATTATGTCTTTGGAAATCCGTTATTAATTTTTTACAGCGATTGCCTTGTCGGGAGCGCGAGATAAAAATCATACCTTAA